From the genome of Gracilimonas sediminicola:
TCAAATTACGTTACCTGTATATCTAAAAGACAACTTATCCCCTCCAATAACTCTTAAAGTTATTAAAGTCACACAACTTCTGATTTAATACCTGCCTTTCTCTATTTAGCAGAAACAAATTCTGCCCCATCCATTTTTTTCAACGAGCTGTTTAACCTCTGGTCATTCTGTGGTTTCAGCCAAAGTATTTGAAAAAGATCGGCATCAAAGACTAATCTATATTCACTCAGCTGTAAACATGATCAACAAAATTATTGCCTTTTCGATTAAGAACAAGTTTATCATCGGCTTGTTTATCCTGTCTCTAATAGGAGTAGGATTATATTCTATGATGACCATTAATCTAGGTTCGGTTCCTGATATTACAAATAATCAGGTACAGGTGATTACGGTATCGGAAAATCTATCTACCGAAGACATTGAACAATTTGTAACCTATCCCGTGGAGCTTGCCATGGGTAACCTGCCAGGAGTAACTGAAATCCGTTCGGTATCCCGATTCGGGTTATCCGTGGTTACCATCGTTTTCGAAGATGATATGGGTACCTATTTACCCCGGCAACTGGTACAGGAAAAACTCAGTGAACTGGGCGAAACGATCCCCGAGAATTTTGGAAGTCCATCCATGGGGCCCATTTCAAGTGGATTAGGCCAAATTTACGAGTACTCCATTCAGGTGGACCCTGCATATGAAGATCAATATACGCCTGATGAATTGCGCACAATACAAGATTGGATTATTAAGCGCCAAATGGTGCTCCTGGAAGGGGTTATAGAGGTCAACTCCTTCGGTGGAGGCATCAAACAATATGAAGTAGCCATAAGTCCTGATAAACTAAATGCAATGGGAGTTAGTATTTCAGAAGTATATGAGGCAATGTCCAGGAATAATGTAAATACCGGCGGGGCCTATATCGAGAAAAACAAGATGGCTAATTTTATTCGTGGCGAAGGATTGATACGCAGCCTTGAAGATATAGAAAACATTGTAGTCAAGAACGAAAACGGACTACCCATCCTAATCAGAGATGTAGCAGAAGAGGTTACCTTTGGAACTCAAATTCGTTATGGAGCTTTTACTCAGGATGGTGAGGAAGCAGTAGGTGGCATTATTATGATGCTGAAAGGCTCAAACCCGAATGCAACCATTCAAAACGTTCAGGATAGAATTGCTGAAATTCAAAAGTCACTGCCCGAAGGTTTAAAGATTGAGCCTTTCCTTGATCGAAGTGCTCTTATTGAACGAACCACCAGTACAGTTACCACAAACCTGGTGGAAGGTGCATTGATTGTAGTTTTTGTTTTGGTAATACTCTTAGGAAGTTTACGCGGGGGGTTAATAACCGCCTCACTTATTCCGCTTTCCCTGCTTTTTGCTTTTATAATGATGAAGGCCACCGGGGTGTGGGCCAATCTAATGAGCCTTGGAGCCATCGACTTCGGTATTATTGTTGATGGAGCCGTAATTATAGTGGAAGGCACGGTTCATGAAATTGAAAAAAGGGTGAAATCCGGAAAACGTGCTTTTAGTAAAACACAGATGAATGAAATTGCCTACAAGGCAAGCAGCACCATGATGAATGCTGCCTTCTTTGGACAGTTGATCATCCTTATTGTATTTGCCCCTATCCTGTTTCTGGAAGGAGTAGAAGGTAAGATGTTCCGTCCTATGGCATTCACCTTTGGGTTTGCTGTATTAGGTGCTATTATTTTATGTCTTACCTATGTACCAATGGTCTCGGCACTGTTTATGAAACCCTCACAAAATAGAAAGGGATGGTTTGCCCGGTTCGAGCGAGGCCTCGATCGGATCAGCAACAAACTTATATCCTTTATTCAGAAGGGCTACGATCCGGTTATCCAATGGTCGTTAAAGCGAAAACCTGTTGTGATTGTAGCTGCCATACTGCTTTTTGGCGGTGCGATGTTCACCTTTTCGAGAATGGGAGGTGAATTTATTCCACAACTGGATGAGGGAGATATTGCCATGCAAGCCCTATTCCGTCCGGGCAGTGGATTATCAGAGGCGATCGATCAATCCAAGAAAATTGAGACGACACTGCTGGAAGAATTTCCAGAGATAGAAACAGTAACAGCAAGAATTGGGGTAGCTGATATTCCCACTGATCCTATGCCCATGGACATTGCCGACATGTACATCATTCTGGACAAGAATAAAGAAAACTGGATCTCTGCCGAATCTAAAGAGGAGCTGATAGAAAAAATAAAGAGTAAACTCGATCAGACCATGATAGGTGTGAATTTCGTTTTTACCCAGCCGGTAGAGCTTAGGTTTAACGAACTTTTGGAAGGTGTACGAGAAGATATCGCCGTAAAGCTATACGGAGACGACATAGATGTATTGGCGGAGAAAGTTCAGGAAATGGCTCAAATTATTCAAACTATTCCAGGGGTGGGTGATGTGAGTCCCGAACGTACGGCTGGACTACCTCAAATGACCGTTAGGTATGACCGGCAAAAAGTGGCTCAATATGGACTGGATATCACGAAGCTCAATCAGTACGTAAGTTCAGCTTTTGCCGGAGGGGTTGCTGGAGTTGTATTCGAAGGCGAAAGACGATTTGATCTTGTGATCCGCTTTGATGAAGCTCATCGTACTGGCATTGAGGATATTCGCAATCTGTATGTAGATCTGGAAAACGGTGCACAGGTGCCGGTTAAAGAAGTGGCGGATATCAGTTATCAGCCGGGGCCTATGCAGATCTCGCGAGATAACACCTTTCGCAGGAGCTATGTTGGTGTGAATACACGCGGGCGGGATGTGGAATCGGTGGTTTTGGATATTCAAGAAAAACTGGAGGCCGAATTGAATCTGCCGCCGGGTTATTACATTACTTATGGGGGTGAATTTGAGAATCTGCAACGGGCCAAGAACCGATTGGCTATTGTAGTGCCTATAGCCCTGTTTCTTATCTTTGTGCTACTGTACTTCGCACTAAAATCGTTCTCACAGTCGGTAATGATCTATCTGGCTATTCCCCTGGCTTCTATTGGAGGTGTCTTCTTCCTGGCTTTACGTGGAATGGACTTCAGTATTTCTGCCGGAGTTGGTTTCATTGTATTGTTCGGAGTGGCTGTGCTAAACGGCCTTGTGCTCGTCAGCCGGTTTAATTCATTAAAAATCGAAGGTGTTATGGATTTACAAGAACGAATTTTGACAGGTACCAAAGAGCGACTTCGCCCCATTTTATTGACCGCTACGGCGGCTATTATGGGTTTTCTTCCGATGGCGTTTTCAACAACAGCCGGTGCTGAAGTACAGCGGCCGCTGGCCACTGTTGTAATCGGCGGGTTGATTAGCGCCACGCTGCTTACGTTGGTCGTGCTGCCCATCCTTTATGCGTACATAGAAAAGCGTAAAATGAGAAAACACAAGCCGGGTAGTACTTCTATGGCCTCCGTTGTGTTGCTGATTATTGGTGGAAGCCTGCTGCTTTCTCCCGATTCTGTACAGGCTCAGGAACAGGTGCTGAATGATACCCTCCCGCAAATTGCGCTGGATCAGGCCGTTCAAAAAGCGATAGCAAATTATCCTTCTCTTGAGGCAGCCAGGCTTGGAATTGACAACAGGAAGGCTCTTCAAAAAACAGCCTGGGACTTTGGCGATACGAACCTCTTTACCGGAGGTGAAGAGTTCGGCAACGGTTCGGACGGTGTTACTACAAAATTTGGCATTCAGCAGCAGTTTGATCTGTTCGGTGTTTTACCAAGGCTAAATCATCGGAATGAACAAACAGAACTTGCCAGGCTGAACTATGAATTGTCTGAGTTAGAGCTCAGGCTCCGGGTAAAGCAGGACTGGTCAACGGTTTTCATCGCTAAACAACAATATGAGATCTATAATCGCCTGAACCAGCAATTCAGGGATATTGCTAGGGCTGCGGAAATAAAATTTGAAACGGAGGAAATTTCCCGGCTGGGATATCTTAATATCATGAATCAGGCCAACCAAATTACCATACAAACAGAACAAGCCTTCCGCGATTATGGGGCTGCTGTTCGAGCTTTTAACAAATGGTTTGAGGGGGACTCGTTATACACGGTTCAAAGTGTTTCAGCCGAACAGCTTGTTCAACCTTTACAGGTAGATTCTACATTCGACCATCCGCTGATTGCTTTATATCAACAAAAAATTGACGTGGCGGAAGCATCGATTAAAGAACAAAGAAGTCAGTTTTTACCAAGTTTTCAAGCCAGTTATGGCTGGCAGGAAATAGCTGGGCAAGGTGGCTTTAATTCCTATGAGATCGGGATCAGACTTCCGGTATTCTTCTGGTCTAAGGCCGGGAAAACTCAATCCGCCCGGATTGAACGAAATATTGCCCGTCAAAACCTAGACCAGGCTCAGAGAGAATTCAACAGTACCTATAACAGTATCCGGGAAAATTATCAGAAATGGTTGCGCTCGTGGGAATATTATCGACAGGAAGCACTCCCTCTTGCCAAAGAACAACAGCAAGGTGCCATCACCTCTTATGAAGAAGGAGCCATAGACTATGTGGCTTTCTTTCAAAGCATCAGAGATGCCATTCGCATTGAAATCGACTCATGGAATGCATTTGGCAATTATCTGAATAGCCATTTCCAATTAGAATACTACCTCAACAAAACTCAATAACAGATTTTAAATCAACAAAAAAATGAATAAATCTAATTTATATATAATTTTATTGGCTGTCCTTGCATCTGTTTTTACAGCCTGCGGCGAGATCAATAGCGATGAAAAAGAACAAGAAGCAACAGAACTTGCCGGTGTGGCTGAGGCAGAAGAAAACATGGTTCATCTGTCGGAACTGAAGTTCAACAGCCTTGGAATGAAACTGGATACTTTGTCCCTGCGCTTTCTCTCAGAGAGCGTAGAAGCAAATGGTCAGCTGGAAGTTCCCCCGCAGCATGAGGCAAGCGTAACTGCGGTTTTGGGAGGTAATATTGGTTCCATAGAAGTTATTGAGGGAGATCAGGTGTCAAAAAATCAGACTATTGCCTTCCTTTCCCATCCTAATTTAACCAAAGTCCAAACTGAATACGTACGGTTGTATCAGCGCATGTTGTATTTAGATCATGAATTTAAGCGACAAGCAAGGTTATATGATGAAAAG
Proteins encoded in this window:
- a CDS encoding CusA/CzcA family heavy metal efflux RND transporter, encoding MINKIIAFSIKNKFIIGLFILSLIGVGLYSMMTINLGSVPDITNNQVQVITVSENLSTEDIEQFVTYPVELAMGNLPGVTEIRSVSRFGLSVVTIVFEDDMGTYLPRQLVQEKLSELGETIPENFGSPSMGPISSGLGQIYEYSIQVDPAYEDQYTPDELRTIQDWIIKRQMVLLEGVIEVNSFGGGIKQYEVAISPDKLNAMGVSISEVYEAMSRNNVNTGGAYIEKNKMANFIRGEGLIRSLEDIENIVVKNENGLPILIRDVAEEVTFGTQIRYGAFTQDGEEAVGGIIMMLKGSNPNATIQNVQDRIAEIQKSLPEGLKIEPFLDRSALIERTTSTVTTNLVEGALIVVFVLVILLGSLRGGLITASLIPLSLLFAFIMMKATGVWANLMSLGAIDFGIIVDGAVIIVEGTVHEIEKRVKSGKRAFSKTQMNEIAYKASSTMMNAAFFGQLIILIVFAPILFLEGVEGKMFRPMAFTFGFAVLGAIILCLTYVPMVSALFMKPSQNRKGWFARFERGLDRISNKLISFIQKGYDPVIQWSLKRKPVVIVAAILLFGGAMFTFSRMGGEFIPQLDEGDIAMQALFRPGSGLSEAIDQSKKIETTLLEEFPEIETVTARIGVADIPTDPMPMDIADMYIILDKNKENWISAESKEELIEKIKSKLDQTMIGVNFVFTQPVELRFNELLEGVREDIAVKLYGDDIDVLAEKVQEMAQIIQTIPGVGDVSPERTAGLPQMTVRYDRQKVAQYGLDITKLNQYVSSAFAGGVAGVVFEGERRFDLVIRFDEAHRTGIEDIRNLYVDLENGAQVPVKEVADISYQPGPMQISRDNTFRRSYVGVNTRGRDVESVVLDIQEKLEAELNLPPGYYITYGGEFENLQRAKNRLAIVVPIALFLIFVLLYFALKSFSQSVMIYLAIPLASIGGVFFLALRGMDFSISAGVGFIVLFGVAVLNGLVLVSRFNSLKIEGVMDLQERILTGTKERLRPILLTATAAIMGFLPMAFSTTAGAEVQRPLATVVIGGLISATLLTLVVLPILYAYIEKRKMRKHKPGSTSMASVVLLIIGGSLLLSPDSVQAQEQVLNDTLPQIALDQAVQKAIANYPSLEAARLGIDNRKALQKTAWDFGDTNLFTGGEEFGNGSDGVTTKFGIQQQFDLFGVLPRLNHRNEQTELARLNYELSELELRLRVKQDWSTVFIAKQQYEIYNRLNQQFRDIARAAEIKFETEEISRLGYLNIMNQANQITIQTEQAFRDYGAAVRAFNKWFEGDSLYTVQSVSAEQLVQPLQVDSTFDHPLIALYQQKIDVAEASIKEQRSQFLPSFQASYGWQEIAGQGGFNSYEIGIRLPVFFWSKAGKTQSARIERNIARQNLDQAQREFNSTYNSIRENYQKWLRSWEYYRQEALPLAKEQQQGAITSYEEGAIDYVAFFQSIRDAIRIEIDSWNAFGNYLNSHFQLEYYLNKTQ